CATAAAACCCCCGAGTCCCTCCTCCATTTCAACCACTCAACTTACATCCTTTTTGTTTCCCCATCATTTTGTATTACGGACCTAAGAGAATTAACTCACGTGACTTGTGGAATGATATGATCTTCAACTTTCACCTCTAGGTTAAAAAACGCTTCTCTTTTTGCTGAACTTACATTCCATATACTCTGTCTTACTTCTGCTTATGCGAAAACCATGCAATTCTAAGGCTCATCTCCAAAAGTCTTCAACATCTCATTTAAATCCTCCTTCGACTCTCCAAATAGGACTATATCATTTGCAAAAAGCATACATCTCGCTAGTAGCTCTTGGACGTGTTCTTTGAGTACAtccaaaattaaagtaaaaaggtACGAACTTAGGATTGAACAAAATAACTTCCCCCAGTTGAAGCAAGTTAACTAAGCATAACTAACTAAATTGTATTAATCTTGAAGCCCGGTCTTTGAAACAAACACTGGGACACCACACGACACAGACACTGACACCGATAATGTCAAAAACATAGGATACCGACACTGCTACATATATGATATAGTATTTGAGCTTTATTTATACATCtattattattgaaaaagttCTAAATATTCTAATCAAAATTAATGTCTTTAATTCTTTATTGATAATCTTGCTTTAATACATGTTTAACTCTTTTAGATGTGAGTGAGAtttgtcaacaaaaaaaaaagtatagggtgtgttgaagcaaagaaaaaaacaaattctTTTGAAGCACTTGTCTTAATTGTCCGACACGTGTTGTATGAATGTCATACGAGTGTTGACACCGATTTAAAGAGTGTCAaagcaaagaaaaaaacaatttttgggGACACATGTTTGATTTTTCCGAGTGTATACAAGTGTCAGACATCAGTACATTTCGAACACCGCAACATACCTACTCCTAAAGGTGCCTGTGATTCATAGGTATTAAGATAGGTTTGTAGAGCAGACATCATCTCAAAACGAAGACGACTCATGCTTTATCCCACTAGATGGGTTTAGGCACATAGATATTGATGTTATTGAGCTTTATCAAAAGCTAAATTTTCATTAAaacaatttagattttttttaatgatttcttTCAATAGAACACAACTGCTTCAGCCTACCTTTCAATCCTATTTGATCACTTTTCTCAGTAATGCCTCAACAAGTACCACTCCAACAAAAAGAAAACACTATATAGAGCTTTGAGTGAAAATATGTCTTGGCTTGACACACAAgtaaatgattatgataaaaaataTGCTGGCGATCTTAAAGAGACAATGAGAAAATAACAAGCTCGAGAATCCAACCATACGAATTAACCAAATAAAAACAAGGTCTGAATATACCTGGTATGCTTCATGATTTGACACAATCCTCCTAATTATTGTAGTAGTTGTTATATCTAAAGGACTATCTAAAACTTGGAATATGCCAAGGCTAATGGGAACGGCATATGGATTCGATTGTTCCTGTATGAAAACCAATGTCAGTAGCAACTTAACATCCTCTTATATTAATTAGAAGTATAAATGATGAATACATCATTGAAGCAGAAAAGTATACAATTTACCTTCTGAAAATCAGTATTTTCGGCACATGTTCCATGAGCAACTACTGAGATGTTAAATGTCGTGATCTGCATTCAAAGAATTTGAACAATGTGTCACATACTCACATTACCACAATCCACGACTCTAATCATGTAACCTCAACGGACGAAAATCAAActcttgaaaataattaaaagtcgAATAGCTCAAAAGTGTTTATAACAAGAGAAAAGAGTCATCATAcacaaagaattaaaaaaaaataaacaagcaAAATTTAGACGAACCATATCCTTGGACACCTCCCACGGTGCACCAATTATAACCTCATCCACATAGCGACATGCTAAGACACTTAGACTTCTTTCATGAAGACTCATGATGGGGCGATGTAATCCCCTAGTTGCACTGCTAAGCCGAAAAAATTCAAATATTGTCACCATGTGCATTATATAAACATTAACAATTATAGATCATAGATGCTCAAATTATGCTAAATACAATTTATAACGTTCAATTCAAAGCAGAAGTGTTGCCACTAATGTAAATGCAATAAGCCAACAAAACAGAAGATATGTGTATCTCTAAAAACTAATTCAAATAAGACGGAATTTGTAATAATTCAAAGTTTGATATGTTAAAAAATGGTTCAATTGTGTTACTATTTTATTAATGTATGaagtaaatattattaattttaacatAGCCATATGCATTCAACATTTGTATAACACCTTCCAGCCCTAATTCCGTTACAGATTATTAAGGGAGTATGCATGGTTTTAAAATAGCGGATGCGGTTGCAGGTGTTGCAATTGCGGGCATTACGGTGTGAATTTTGATTGGAAGGTGTTTGAAAAACAATTAATGTTAAGATTTATCCTTACAATAGAAGTAAATTGAGTTTTGGGATTctgaaattttgaattttgatgaaaatacttgaagaAACATGGGCAAAGTTGTCTGACTCTGATGCGGTTTCTAATGCAGCCAGAAGCGTAATTttaaatcacaccgcaattgcagTCCGATGCAGTTGCGTAGACTACAGCATCAGATATATTGCTACCTCAATGTTGCGGACTACAATTTAAAATCATGGGAGTATGTTAACTTCAGCTCATGATAGCTTATGATACACCCTACACATACTATCCAACTGTAATGGTAACAGCAATTGAATAGTAAGAATAATTTCAGAAGCAGAATATTCATTTCTCTCAAATTTTATATAGATAGTTTCTTAGAATTTGAGTTAGTCTAACTCAACCTCACAACAAAACCAGTTTGTAAGGTGTGGATTGCCCAAGATTTATAAACGCTACATAAGTCATATCAATAAGAAATGTGGAACTAAATACAACCCTTCACAtccaacacaatgaaggtgttgaAGGCAGCAACGAACGCAACCCAAATGCTGCAATTAGGGGGCTAAGGACACTAGGACAGACCACAGTGAAGGCAGAATTCCCAACATAGTTTACAAATACTAATATGGCATCAGATCACCTACTATTATATCCAAGCACACCAAGCCTTAATAGTGGTGGGCGTGAAGGGATGTATTCAGACAAACCCAAGTACCACATTGAATAGAGATAATGTATGAAATGAGTTTATAAAAAATAACACCCTTCAGATTACAAACTGGTATTGTCATAATTAAATAAGTCCAATATAAAAACCCAAAACAGATTTTTTTGGTTGCTTTTCACTTATGGTAACACTGATTTTTTTCGAAATATTAGCAGGCATGAAAAGGCAGAGATGTAAAGGTATTCAACCTGACTGTCTGATCTGTGTGTATTCCAACAAGAAGAAAATCTCCACGAGCCCGGGCAAGCCTCAAGATCTATATAAAATGAAGATCTGTTAATAAAAGGCACAATATCCAGCTACACATCCATTTAAACAAAGAAAACTCCATaagatttttgtgttcttttTCCATAAAACAATTCGAAACTAAAGGGCTCTACATCACATAGCAATATAGGAGGTTATAACCAGCGATAACAGGATCTAGTATGGATTAGCTTAGTTTGCATGTTTGATTAGATTAGTTTGCATTGAAACAGCTTATAAACATGTTAATGAAGGAGCTTTTAAACTACTAAAAAGCTATTTTTAGGTAATGATGATCGAGCAATACCAAAACACTATAGGATATGCAGTGAATTATTAAGCAATTATTATGTAATAAATTATGCAAACAATACCTCCACATGTCCGGCATGAAAGAGATCAAAAGCGCCATCTATATATACAATGCGTGCATCAGGTCCTGGACTCTGGAACAACAAACAAGAGTAGATTATCACATGATATGAAGAAATTACTGAAATACGCAAGTTTTAATCTGGAGAAAAATGTTACACCATCTTTAAGTTACAAGAAATCAATAtatcagaaaatttatgaaaaaaagaagTTCAAATCACTCAATTGAACTTCCTTCATATACTCCAAGAAAGTCTAGCTACTGTGTAGTTCTTTTTACGGTTTTCCATGAATGTCACTACTTAACAACTACTATAGGTGATCACAACTTCCGATCAACACAAATACAAATGAACGATATACCTAAAATGAATTTCCAGAGGGTAAAGAGTGTTAAATCGGTCAATAAGTTTGTAAATTGTATGCCACCAATGTTGTTGCTTTCCTATTTCTAATAATCCAATGCATACAACATAGCTAACTAAAAGGAAGTTCCATAGCAAGGCTATTGGAGATCAGTTGCTCCCATTGTTAACCCATTTTTGCAATCCTTTCACACAAAAAAACTTTCTCAGGCATAGGAGGATAACTTGGAACTTGGTTAACCCGGATTTGTCTCAGGTTTCCAAAACCATTAAGTGCGATAAACAAGGTAGTTACATGAATACATTTATTAAAACAATGAAAAGTACAAGGAATTCGGACGACAAGGGGTCCTTCATGGCAACAATAGAAACAAAGAGACACACCAATAgagaaagatttttaattaaacatACCCTCCCATTTGAAAACTGAACAATTCTACGAGATGTAGGCAGAAAATGAGATACACGGGTTCCACTAGCAACAACACCATCATCAAACTTCTGACCACGGCCATTACTGAACTGTCTTTGTAAAGAAGAATGATTATGAGCATCAGCAATAGTCCTTTCTCTTACACACAGCAGCATTCGACCTGCATTTGAAATTGTCGTATTACACTAGTTATAAATTGTTAAATATATTCTCAAGCAGCCCTATCGTCAAGAAGAAAACGTAACCAAATCTATGCTTGCAGAACAAAGAGAATCATCTAGAATGGCGTAATCAACAAAAACCATCGCTTGTCAAGTGAGAATACTATCATAGTCCACAGAATAATTTATGCTTATCGACTACAAGAAAAATCTTTAACAACACGAGAGCATTCTATTCAAATAATGCAATAATTTATGAAAACTTCATACAACAAAGAGAAACAACACGCCGAATAGCACCACTACCAAATAAAGAAATATCACTCCATTTAAAAGTAAGCATGATAAGACTACTAACCAACAATATCAGTGCTAGAAACTCCTTCAGTGCGCTTGATCTGTTTATAACGTCCAGCCTTTTtagcatgagcataagcatccGTTCCATCCGGAAGAACACAAGGATCATCCCCATGAATAATATAATCTATATTATACTCATCAAAAAGCTTCTTCATAAATTCCTCCGTTATCGCATACGGAGCTTCAGGAATAACCTCATCAACCCATTTCACAGCATTCACCATAATCAACCTATCACACCCATCACCACAATCAATATCTCAAATAAATACCAACCAAATACACAAATCAAAATCACAAATGCCAAATCAAAAATCAGTTTCAACATTTACACAAATACCATATATGCAAAAACACATATCTTCCATGTAAGTgcaatcaattaatttttttaaaaaaatgaaaacaacatcaaaactatataaaataatgagaaaaaaaacagctttttACTCCTAAATGGATAATGAAATTGAAATATGGAAAAAAGGGAAAAAGGGGTATGaaacaaaaaaacataaaaaaatgaaaCCTTTCATGTAAAGGGGTAACAGGAGGACCCTTATTAGCAATAATCTCATCATCACTAACAACCCCAACAATCAATTGATCACCAAGAGCACGAGCCTGACGCAGAGCATTACAATGACCATAATGCATCATATCAAAACACCCATCCATGTAAACACGAATCGGTTTTTTGTTCCTTCTTCTACTACTACCATTCCTTTGCCATAACCCAAATGGCCCAGAAGCATATATACCCAATACTGATACACCAACGATCATAACCCCGACAACCCACTTCACCACCGCGTGCTTCTCCGACAACGATTCAATTACACTACTACTACCCATTTCTTCTTTTCCTTGGTTTCTCACTCACCGATGATTCTTCTGGCTATTCCTCATTCGCAGGGTGAGGAACCGAATAATGGTAAACGTGAAGGAATTGTGGAAAGTGAAATATTCGGTTTTTTGGATTGGATGCTtacttttttccttttcaggttaTTATTGTTCTGTGAAAATAAAATTGGGCCACAAAGGAAGACAGATTTGGTTTGGGGGTGGGATGGGATGGAATAGACAACATTGTAGAGACATAAGAGCCACACAGCCCATCGTATTTTCTGTAGTCTCTTTCATATGTCGGCCCattctttttctgttttttgtttcaaaaaaaactattatattatacttcttttcaaagaattctATTATACTTTAGGAAATACAATTGGCGTCCACCATGTAGCTGGGTAAAAGTGACCTAGGTCATACTAATTATTGTCCACCACTCACTATCATAACATTCTCCAAGACGATGACGAAACAAAGTTTCAATATTGACGTCAATACCATCCCACGAGACTTTGCCGATGGTGGAAAATCTAGTTCCTCTCGTCAGAAATACACTAAAAAGATTATGACGACGCGATAATACGTGCCAATCGTGAAATAATTCGAGTGAAGGAGTCAGAATATGAAATCACCTTCTCTAGCGAGGATGCCATTAACATCATCCCTCATAAGAATAATCTCATGGTGATAACAGTTCAGTATGCTAATTGGGATGTAAAACAGGTGTTGATTAAGCTTGGGAGTTTAACATACTTCTTGTTCTAAAGTGCTTTTAAGGGACTTTAACTCAACCTATATGATATTTGAATATTCCAAGGCCATTTGGTTGGTCTTTTTGGATAACATATATAGGTGAAGGGTCACATAACTCTCAAGACAATGTTTGGGCCAGAGACCATTGCGAAATCTGTAAGGTGAAATATCTTATAGCAAACACCTCATTCCCTTACAACACCATCTTAGGGCGGCCTACCCTCATCTTATTAGGGACAATCTTATCCACCCACCATTTATGTATGAAATATATGCTACCTTACATGCGAGTCATGGTGGTTAAGGGGGATCAAGATATTACCCACGAATATTATCATAATATTTTGGAAATGAGAAAGGAGCAAATCTCCATAGCTGACGCCTCATAGCCAAACATGCAAGAAATAAAGGCTGAGAGCTGGAATCCCATATTGGAGGAAAAACCGAAAGGCTCACTCTTATATAGGACTTGAAAGAGGTACATATTGAACCTTTGAACCACTAAGTCACTAAACTAAGCACTTTTTTAGCGTATGCTGAGAAGGAAGAGTTGATCATCTATTAAGAAGAAACATAGATTTGTTTGCTTGGGTACCCTTTAACATACTAGGGATAGATACCATAATGGTCTGCCACAGTCTCCACTTTGATTCCACTATGAAGTCAGTCTCATAGAGAAAGCGTAAAGGAAgcgagaagaagaaaatctccaTTTATGAAGAGGTTTAGAAGCTGAGAAGCACTGGTTTTATCACCGAAGTAGAGTACCTAtcatggttggctaacatagttcTGGTTTAAAGGGCGTCAAATAAATGGCGCATGTGCGTCGATTTCACAGACCTAACCACCGCCTGCCCCAAGGATCCAAATCCGCTACCTAATATAGATCTTCTGATTAATGGGTCTTCAAGTTACAAAACCCTGAGTTCCATGGATGTTTATTCTGGCTAGAACCAAATCAATatgtgtagtgttatatttgtgagAGTCCCAAATAGGGGTGATGCAAGGGTTCCCACCCCGTGAGGTGACGCTTAGGGGCTACCTTTCTGTAGAACGAGGTCTCGCCCTCATAATAAGACAGTGCTTGATGCCAATATCCCTTCACCATTTATGGTGACTGAGTCATACCATGACTTCCTGAGAATATTTAGTCAACAACGTCCCCCAGTCAAGGGAGAACAGTTACCACCTCTTAGGGTTTCGTAAGTCTCAGGCCTAAGAGCCTCCATAAATAATTTTCTCCTAACAGCAGAGGATACAAGGCATTCATACCataagtgtaacacccttctaaacccccgcgacaattaaaattaaatcataGTACAtgcaaacaagggtgccacaattgataataaaataaacatatatgTCATTGTCATGCATACACTAAGGAAgatcttaacataactcataattcaAAATCTCATGTTTACACGGCAGAAATAAACCATCAAATTAGCATCACATCATCGATGCATTAATCCtcaaaacaaattaaacaaatagagttattatcataaactcaaaacaaaacgttccccagtgttacatctatcagagcatgacacttgacgctaaCTAACaaagactcatgagctaatcctcaccaagtcgaaagccgctACCTCAATATGAAaataacaacatgtaagggtgagtctcatcgcaattaacaaatattattgcatcacaaataataacatgtcatggtcatatcattcacccaattgtatcatattcagacaatttcaacaaaacacacacaccTAGCACATCATCAAATCATAACACTGAAAcgcattcaatcatgttatgaaaataATGCATATGTAATgggtgacactatgcatgtggtaccaagcatcatcaatgggaataacccaccgaccgatccaacatcgtcaagatacggccctgccagcacaggttccacacaatgggaatcatgcccttcactgatccaacacatcatcatggatacagcctcaacaaatgattatgaatgaatgcaaacatatatgaacatacttataccatcgtcaagtcaatgagtaacatcatccaatactcaattcatcatcatcatcatcatcaaagcatgtttaCATATGTTACGTCATTCAAATATTATCCAATCATCGTCAAACGACCAataaatcgtcacatgattattGCTTCAACATAGTATGTATTATCACATTTcatcacatatatacacaatacatcattcaccaggCAATAattcatgattcatcaataatcGAAAGTTACCCCCGTTTCTTCATTTAAACGCATAGGTTATGTTATGAGGTCTATCATACTCAAAACGAcactcaaaacaggccaacggttcaaaagatacatcattttcaagtttggacaattttctacacagcaaggttcgctcagcgacgcaaggcagaagcgaattccttcagacctccgctcaacgGAATTCTAGCGACGTTAGACAAAAGCTAACCAGATCgggtcctccgcttagcggaccccctccgcttagcggacctgcgattttaccaaatctcaggtctgcgacagaccctgcgatttcacacattCAAGCCCCAAAATCGACTCTAAGCACCAGATACAGTCATACAATCACAAattacatcattatacatcataaAACATCAAAACGACACATTTTAATCTAACAATTCATGAAATTTCATCAATCATAACATCCCTAACCTAACATACAAATCAATTAACTCAAACgacttcacgttcttcgtgttccaaaccttcagctcttctttcacgttcttttcttctttcccaattccttaatattttatgaaaaaaatattttaatttagtaaagggctttactacacaACACCCCCTTGCTTACTAACTTCTCACATGGCCCAACGTTATAAACCATTCCCTttccaattattttcataaaattcataataattctaattattaattcaattttccaattaaactaaaattaaaatattacgggtgttacaactctcccccactaaaagagttttcgtcctcgaaaacgtacctcaggtaaagagtttcggataggaatccttcatctgattTTCCAGCTCCCAGGTGACATTCCCATCAGttggtcctccccaagccactccgaccaaagctatctctttaccacgtaATTGCTTcagcttccgatcttcaatcctcacaggtaaagcctCAACGgttaagttatctttcacctgtacatcatctatttggatcacatgggacggatccacaatgtatttcctcaactgagatacatgaaatacatcatgcaaattcacaAGCATCGgtggtaacgcaatacgatagGCTAATTCTCCGACTCTTTCAGAAATCtgaaacggtccaataaaacgcggagtcaacttctttgacttcaaatcccgaccaatacctgtcataggagtaactctcataaacacatgatctccttcttgaaactcgaGCGTCTTCCTTCTcttgtcgtgataactcttctgacgactttgagaagctttcatcttctcctgaatcattttaatctttttCGTAGTTTtttgtacaatttctggcccgatcacaacactctcaccagattcataccaacataacggCGTTCAACATCTTcttccatacaaagcctcaaacggagtcATACCAacactcgaatgataactattattgtaggtaaactcaatcaaaggcggataactatcccaagcacctcctttttctagcacacaagcacgcaacaaatcctccaacgattgaatcgtcctctcagtttgtccatctgtctgcggatgataagcagaactcaatctcagtttagtacctaaagccttctgcaaaccttcccataacttagacgtaaatctcggatctctgtcagacacgacactcgaaggaataccatataGACTAACtattttctcaatatacaattgagccagcttctccatcgaataatccattctgactggtataaaatgtgcagacttcgtcaacctgtccacaataacccagatagcttcacaattcttaacggtTCTCGgcaaaccaaaaacaaaatccattgatatactatcccacttctactcaggaataaacatcggttgcatatacccagatggcttctgatgctcaatttttaacttctgacacgtcaaacaggaataaacaaactcaacaatttccttcttcatttcaggccaccaaaacagctttttcagatcatgatacatcttggtagcaccaggatgaatacttaatccactacggtgtccttcttccaggatACTCTTTCGAAGCGcaacaacatcaggaacacaaactcgattgccaaacctcaatataccattctcgtcgattctgaattcaccgtcttTACCTTTGTTAATTAAAGTCATTTTAtcaatcaactcaacatcagttttctgaccttctctaatctcttcaagaataccactagtcagctttagcataaccaatttaacactattagaagtatcttcacacaccaaactcaagtctctgaattgttcaatcaaatccaattccttcaccattagcatagacatgtgcaaagacttcctactcaacgcatcagcaacaacgttcgccttaccaggatggtaattcaaaccaaaatcataatccttaagaaattccaaccacctcctctgtctcatattaagctctttctgatcaaagagatactttagactcttatggtcactaaacacctcgaatctcgaaccatacaaataatgtctccataacttcaaaacaaaaaccacagcttccaactctaaatcatgagtcggataattcctttcatgcactttgagttgcctcgatgcataagcgaccacttgttgattctgcattaatacACCAACTAAACCCATCAACGATGCGTCACAGtataccacaaatgattctgcCGGACTCggaaaaatcaagataggagcacttgtgaatctcttcttcaattcttggaatccttcttcacattttgcatcccaaataaaagtctgacccttcctggtcaatttagttaacagcaatgctaacttcgaaaatccttcaataaactttctgtagtaacctgcaagaccaagaaaactacgaatctctgacactgatttcggcgcttcccactgagataccgcttctatttTCGTAGGGTCAAcaacaataccatctttagaaatcacatgcccaagaaaactaacttcttccaaccaaaattcacacttcgataaTTTAGCAAAAAGTTTCTTTCCTTTCAACAATTCCAACACAAttctaagatgatccgcatgctcttccttactcttagaatatatcaggatatcacctataaacaccaccacgaatttatcaagataaggatggaagatcctattcatatactctataaaaacaccaggtgcattagtaactccaaacggcattaccgaatactcataatgtccataccttgttctaaaggcagtcttctgaatatcgtcatctttcacacgaatttggtgatacccagacctcagattaATCTTACTGAATACACAcgctccaaccagctgatccatcaaatcatcaatcctcggcaatggataccgattcttgatagtaaccttgttcaattgtttgtagtccacacacagcctcatcgaacactctttattctttactagtaacacaaGCGCACCCCGCGGAGAAACACTCGTACgattgaatttcttctcaagcaattcttccaattctttcttcaattcagccaactcagacggcgacatacgatacggtgccatcgacactggactagttcccggaatcaaatcaatagtaaattccacttctctttctAGTGGAAATTCGTTCAcatctttcaaaaaaaacttaTGGATattcacataccactggtagttcgctacttaccgctttctctttcaaatctatcgatgcaaacaacataaacactattgcaccatctccgatagccttgTTCACCTGTCTAGCAGTCATGTTCAGATCATCAGCACTAACAGCTTCAGGAAATAAcactgtcttcgaaaaacagttgatataaacacggttgaactctaaccagttcattcccaggattacatcaagttgtttcaacggaaggcacactaagtccattccaaattctctaccaaaaatatcaatcggacaattcaaacaagtagatgaagtagttactgaacccgacgcaggagtgtcaataatcatacttccattaatatcagatatttctaatcccaatctttTAGCACAATCCAGCGAAATAAATGAATgtgttgctccagtatcaataattgcaatcaaaggtgtgccatgaataaaacacgtacctttgaTCAATCgatcttccggagtagtctctgacccagacaaggtAAATACCTTCCCACCAgactgattcttctttggcttaggacaatgtgggctaatgtgaccttcttcaccacagttgtagcaagttaCAACCTTCTTCTTACAGTCAGCTGCAACATGGCCCACTTTatcacacttgaaacacttcttctgatcaagcttgcagTCATTCTTACGATGTCCAATctcgccacagttgtagcacctgacaaaagcactggagtctcccccactaggcttcctcCAATCACCAGCTtttggatttcctctaccatatggcttacctcggtccataggcttcttacctttcttgtcaaccaactcgcgagagtgagatgactttaacttaaggttatcctcttcgaagatcctgctacagtccaccaaatcgacaaatcgccgaatcctctgatacttgataccttgcttgatctcatcacgaaaaccattctcaaatttgatgcactttgagaattcactagcttcatcattgttgtagtgaaagTAGTACTTCTCCAACTCAACAAATtttgaagc
The Vicia villosa cultivar HV-30 ecotype Madison, WI linkage group LG6, Vvil1.0, whole genome shotgun sequence genome window above contains:
- the LOC131609513 gene encoding ethanolamine-phosphate cytidylyltransferase, coding for MGSSSVIESLSEKHAVVKWVVGVMIVGVSVLGIYASGPFGLWQRNGSSRRRNKKPIRVYMDGCFDMMHYGHCNALRQARALGDQLIVGVVSDDEIIANKGPPVTPLHERLIMVNAVKWVDEVIPEAPYAITEEFMKKLFDEYNIDYIIHGDDPCVLPDGTDAYAHAKKAGRYKQIKRTEGVSSTDIVGRMLLCVRERTIADAHNHSSLQRQFSNGRGQKFDDGVVASGTRVSHFLPTSRRIVQFSNGRSPGPDARIVYIDGAFDLFHAGHVEILRLARARGDFLLVGIHTDQTVSATRGLHRPIMSLHERSLSVLACRYVDEVIIGAPWEVSKDMITTFNISVVAHGTCAENTDFQKEQSNPYAVPISLGIFQVLDSPLDITTTTIIRRIVSNHEAYQKRNEKKGESEKKYYESKTHVSGD